One genomic segment of Panulirus ornatus isolate Po-2019 chromosome 3, ASM3632096v1, whole genome shotgun sequence includes these proteins:
- the LOC139760184 gene encoding LOW QUALITY PROTEIN: calcium-activated chloride channel regulator 1-like (The sequence of the model RefSeq protein was modified relative to this genomic sequence to represent the inferred CDS: inserted 1 base in 1 codon), whose product MRSWVVPVALVWCAALAGGACGDLRLVDNGYEGLVVAITHHIPQEHCGHILHGLKNLLREVSSQMWSATEGRASLREVIVALPRSWRTDALTCSLHTPLMASSSPTEGHIRVTVPHPVFGIWPWTQQSQGCGRPGDFIQMSGDLLRAASNDSRVHAARLLLVEWAKFRWGVFDERGHSNDPLYPPTFRDPNSYQWTATGCANGEIXGRTCDSSQPGCTFLPDPYSNNHLSSSLLAFPDLSNVRLFCDDRTHNRFTPTKHNSLCGGRSAWEIIQQTTDFAGGRNAARNGSRALDPIVRFVRQTSLRYVFVIEDTAAMNLQRRWEFLRKAMRRVVVYDVPDRTYVGVVTFHSTAVTVAPLTFIEDEDSDMRQRVGSSLPRNPSPVPDSYKCVICGLQEALRMIDTTDNSNGDASVILITSGSGPPPPQREVDEMTRLARQRHLRIEVVLYPLTERRGAASASHGLEALVEATRGSIFIVMDEGVGNDSKVKMMVALMDALLAAVQQSTPSSTPKAPVLVHSAAYPGGIASMSSGSFALDDSLGPNARFSIYYYDLNHVGNTIQLIAPSGQKIASVNIQEEDGDVNMIFISLEQAERGLWTFSVENRADSHQGLYVQVTAKQNSSNGLQVRLWTSSGSRPINTTDPSTPVVIYADVKFGVAPVLNTRIVARLQRLGTNGTGSSYQPIFLDLWDNGIGDPDITKGDGVYSRYLPPLPGNPGRYLLSADVDNTDGVALLAQGLPSRHHKKPLSHLHHYHHHGYDARSSEHTCCGSSLPYVLTRRATPFLRHITWGVVEVASSPVLRDSVPPSRILDLRVEVNHTAHEIKLLWTAPGDDWDVGRAHHYEAVVAPFWSEAQAFQGDRLTNLPKPLGAGILHTTNLHFIRYEELWYVTVRGVDEAGNVGGVGNIAPLWVPRPPSTYEITTRTHPALTTSGNYAMPSELGSGRPVGAMELRLGDVAVIMGSIGGFVLVVAVVVAYFYCHTTRRRKQENEKDLQKAQQGETYSGSITVKPSAEDDKGSYESLNSVAEETPKCGRDGSPRSPVQSWGSITQLQGRGRRSSFPSEVTGDARATREAGGPPYPDVTVTNKQPTDGEDGGAGALQPPVYLPCQQEETASYCPIPAPDRDSYATAWGDKPMTGHLLSRTTDVTPAPITYQPQPHPPPTDRKHRNVTHV is encoded by the exons ATGAGGAGCTGGGTGGTGCCAGTGGCATTGGTATGGTGTGCTGCCTTGGCGGGTGGCGCGTGTGGTGACCTGAGGTTGGTGGACAACGGCTACGAAGGTCTGGTGGTGGccatcacccaccacataccTCAGGAACACTGTGGCCATATCCTCCATGGACTCAAG AATCTGTTGCGGGAGGTGTCCAGTCAGATGTGGTCAGCCACCGAAGGTCGGGCATCGCTGCGAGAGGTGATAGTGGCTCTGCCTCGTTCCTGGAGGACCGACGCCCTCACCTGCTCTCTCCACACGCCGCTCATGGCCTCGTCTTCACCCACAGAGGGCCACATCCGCGTCACGGTGCCCCATCCAGTATTTGGGATATGGCCCTGGACGCAGCAGAGTCAAGGATGCGGCCGCCCGGGAGACTTCATCCAAATGAGCGGCGACCTCTTACGAGCGGCCAGTAACGACTCCCGCGTCCATGCCGCTCGATTACTATTGGTAGAGTGGGCCAAGTTCCGGTGGGGAGTGTTCGACGAGCGAGGCCACAGTAACGACCCGctttacccacccaccttccgtGATCCCAATAGCTACCAGTGGACGGCGACGGGCTGTGCTAACGGGGAGA AAGGCCGCACTTGCGACTCCTCACAACCCGGCTGTACATTCCTCCCCGACCCTTACAGTAACAACCACCTCAGCAGCTCCCTCCTCGCCTTTCCGGATCTCTCAAAC GTGCGTCTGTTTTGTGACGACAGGACCCACAACCGCTTCACGCCCACCAAGCACAACTCCCTGTGCGGCGGACGCTCTGCCTGGGAGATCATTCAGCAGACGACTGACTTCGCCGGTGGACG GAATGCGGCCAGAAACGGCAGTCGAGCTCTGGATCCCATTGTGAGGTTCGTGCGGCAGACGAGTCTCCGGTATGTCTTCGTCATTGAGGACACAGCCGCTATGAACCTCCAG CGTCGCTGGGAGTTCCTGAGGAAGGCGATGCGTCGCGTGGTTGTGTACGACGTGCCGGACAGGACTTACGTGGGTGTGGTGACCTTCCACTCTACGGCGGTGACCGTCGCGCCCCTCACCTTTATCGAGGACGAAGACTCGGACATGAGGCAACGCGTCGGATCATCCTTACCCCGCAACCCCTCACCGGTCCCCGATAGCTACAAGTGCGTCATCTGTGGGCTGCAGGAGGCGCTCAGGATGATAGATACAACTGACAACAGCAACGGCGACGCTAGCGTGATCCTCATCACCAGTGGGTCAGGTCCACCGCCGCCGCAGCGAGAGGTGGACGAGATGACACGCCTCGCACGGCAACGTCACCTGAGGATCGAAGTCGTGTTGTATCCGCTGACGGAGAGGAGGGGAGCCGCGTCTGCCTCGCACGGCCTCGAGGCTCTGGTCGAGGCCACGCGAGGCTCCATCTTCATCGTCATGGACGAAGGTGTCGGCAATGACTCCAAGGTCAAGATGATGGTGGCACTGATGGACGCCCTCCTCGCGGCCGTGCAGCAGAGCACGCCCTCGTCAACTCCCAAAGCCCCCGTCCTGGTCCATAGTGCCGCGTATCCCGGCGGCATTGCTTCCATGTCCAGTGGATCGTTCGCCCTGGATGACTCGTTGGGCCCTAACGCACGCTTCTCCATCTATTACTACGACTTGAACCACGTGGGTAATACTATCCAGCTCATCGCCCCATCCGGACAGAAGATTGCCTCGGTCAATATACAGGAAGAGGATGGTGACGTTAACATGATCTTCATCAGCCTTGAGCAGGCAGAG CGTGGACTGTGGACGTTCAGCGTGGAGAACCGTGCTGACTCCCACCAGGGCCTGTACGTGCAAGTGACAGCCAAGCAGAACTCGTCAAATGGTCTACAGGTGCGCCTCTGGACGAGCTCGGGCTCTCGACCCATCAATACCACCGACCCGTCGACGCCCGTGGTGATCTACGCTGATGTGAAGTTCGGTGTGGCACCCGTTCTGAACACCCGCATTGTAGCGAGACTCCAGAGGCTCGGGACTAATGGGACTGGAAGCAGCTACCAGCCCATCTTCCTCGACCTTTGGGACAATGGCATTGGTG ATCCCGATATCACTAAAGGCGACGGTGTATACTCCCGGTACTTGCCCCCGCTCCCAGGGAACCCCGGACGCTACCTCCTGAGCGCAGACGTGGACAACACTGACGGTGTGGCTCTGTTGGCTCAGGGGCTCCCCAGCCGCCATCATAAGAAGCCACTGTCCCActtgcaccactaccatcaccatggttACGACGCGCGGAGCAGCGAGCACACATGCTGTGGATCCTCCCTGCCGTACGTGCTCACCCGCCGCGCTACTCCCTTCCTGCGACACATCACATGGGGAGTTGTGGAGGTGGCGTCTTCCCCAGTTCTGCGCGACAGCGTCCCTCCCTCACGCATCTTGGACCTCCGCGTGGAGGTGAACCACACGGCCCATGAGATTAAGCTGCTCTGGACTGCCCCGGGGGATGACTGGGATGTGGGGCGAGCCCATCATTACGAGGCTGTTGTGGCGCCCTTCTGGAGTGAGGCCCAGGCCTTCCAGGGCGACCGTCTGACGAATCTTCCCAAGCCCTTGGGAGCTGGCATCCTCCATACCACCAACCTTCACTTCATCAGATACGAAGAG CTGTGGTACGTGACGGTGCGCGGTGTGGATGAGGCAGGCAATGTGGGTGGCGTGGGTAACATTGCCCCACTCTGGGTTCCTCGCCCTCCCAGTACCTATGAGATCACCACCAGGACCCATCCAGCACTCACAACATCAG GTAACTATGCGATGCCTTCAGAGCTTGGGTCAGGTCGGCCCGTTGGCGCGATGGAGCTGCGGCTGGGAGATGTGGCAGTGATCATGGGGAGTATCGGTGGGTTTGTCCTGGTGGTGGCCGTGGTAGTGGCCTACTTCTACTGCCACACCACCAGGAGACGGAAGCAGGAGAATGAAAAAGACCTGCAGAAGGCGCAGCAGGGTGAAACCTACAGCGGGAGCATCACTGTCAAGCCGAGTGCAGAGGATGACAAGGGCAGCTACGAGTCTCTGAACAGTGTGGCCGAGGAGACGCCAAAGTGTGGCAGGGATGGTTCCCCTCGATCTCCAGTCCAGTCGTGGGGTTCGATCACTCAGCTCCAGGGACGCGGTCGTCGATCGTCATTCCCCAGCGAGGTGACCGGAGACGCCAGGGCGACCCGGGAAGCTGGCGGTCCACCCTACCCGGACGTCACGGTGACGAACAAGCAGCCAACTgacggtgaggatggtggtgCCGGAGCCCTCCAGCCACCGGTGTACCTACCGTGCCAGCAGGAGGAGACAGCTTCCTACTGCCCCATCCCAGCACCTGACCGTGATAGCTACGCGACCGCGTGGGGGGACAAGCCCATGACAGGCCACTTGCTCTCCCGTACGACAGACGTGACACCTGCGCCTATTACGTACCAACCGCAACCGCACCCTCCGCCTACTGACCGCAAGCATCGAAATGTGACCCACGTGTAG